The following coding sequences are from one Chloroflexota bacterium window:
- a CDS encoding BsaWI family type II restriction enzyme, producing the protein MTFEDLKRLYLRKKEQLGAGAYKHISELLEEAKEIHRQDWLRDPTPRGDHEQSWRAFKGKNLEKLVQYVITDEVEQLGLKVVNGNRLERTTNLSRELSQVKRNIAIDYGEFGLHLPDVDIIIYNSQNCKVLAAISSKVTLRERIAQTGYWKLKLFQDEATKHIKVYFVTPDEDGTLTYKSPAKKGRAIVEVDLDGSYVLTEEAIEESGKVKLFEHFIEDLKGLLKNGG; encoded by the coding sequence ATGACATTTGAAGATTTAAAAAGATTATATCTAAGGAAGAAAGAGCAGCTAGGAGCAGGAGCATACAAGCATATCTCAGAATTGCTCGAAGAGGCTAAGGAAATCCACAGACAAGACTGGTTAAGAGATCCCACTCCTAGGGGAGATCATGAACAAAGTTGGCGCGCTTTTAAAGGGAAAAATCTGGAAAAGTTAGTTCAATATGTTATTACTGATGAAGTTGAGCAGCTTGGATTGAAAGTTGTTAATGGCAATAGATTGGAAAGAACTACAAACCTTTCCAGGGAATTAAGCCAGGTGAAAAGGAATATAGCTATTGATTATGGAGAATTTGGATTGCATTTACCAGACGTTGATATCATCATTTACAATTCTCAAAATTGCAAGGTCTTGGCAGCTATCTCAAGCAAAGTTACCCTAAGAGAGAGGATCGCTCAAACAGGTTATTGGAAGCTCAAACTTTTCCAAGATGAAGCGACGAAACACATTAAAGTTTATTTTGTCACACCTGACGAGGATGGGACATTAACTTACAAGAGTCCGGCTAAAAAGGGCAGGGCAATCGTAGAAGTGGACCTTGATGGCAGTTATGTTTTGACCGAAGAGGCGATTGAGGAAAGTGGTAAGGTCAAATTGTTCGAGCATTTTATAGAAGACTTAAAGGGGTTATTGAAAAACGGGGGGTGA
- a CDS encoding DNA methylase, translating into MSKKQPKFETTTLWDFPTQNYGDRPHGDNRYPGVTPAFVIWNLIQRYTKEGDLVIDLMCGSGTTIDVCEEENRRCIGFDIVPYRNDIKQADARNLFLDNEIADFVFIDSPYSDNIKYNDHSDNIGNISCEDPRFFEELEGVAKEIYRILKPWKYMAWLIGDQAKKKKFVPVGFKLYSILENYFKPIDIICVSRHNQTSNTPVWHERARKYNFYLRGFKYLIIMQKVNK; encoded by the coding sequence ATGAGTAAGAAACAGCCCAAATTTGAAACAACCACATTATGGGACTTCCCAACCCAAAATTATGGAGATAGACCTCACGGCGACAATAGGTATCCTGGTGTGACCCCCGCATTTGTTATCTGGAATCTTATTCAAAGATATACGAAGGAAGGAGACTTAGTAATCGACCTGATGTGTGGCAGCGGCACGACTATTGATGTTTGTGAGGAAGAAAATCGAAGATGCATAGGTTTTGATATTGTGCCGTATAGAAACGATATAAAACAAGCCGATGCCAGAAATTTGTTCTTAGATAACGAAATTGCAGATTTTGTTTTTATTGATTCTCCTTATTCAGATAACATAAAGTACAATGATCATTCGGATAATATTGGCAACATATCTTGCGAAGATCCTAGATTTTTTGAGGAATTAGAAGGAGTTGCGAAAGAAATCTACCGTATTCTGAAACCATGGAAATATATGGCATGGCTTATTGGAGATCAAGCAAAAAAGAAGAAATTTGTACCAGTAGGTTTTAAACTTTACTCCATCCTTGAGAACTACTTTAAACCTATAGATATCATCTGTGTGTCGAGGCATAACCAAACATCCAATACACCTGTTTGGCATGAAAGGGCAAGAAAATACAATTTTTACCTAAGGGGATTTAAGTATCTGATAATAATGCAGAAGGTGAATAAATGA
- the tsaE gene encoding tRNA (adenosine(37)-N6)-threonylcarbamoyltransferase complex ATPase subunit type 1 TsaE has translation MVCSPLTKVVHHSHLKGQRQAEERTLRLLNIVYFILGLYNLLMERTMNVSLLSNSPNQTRRVGYWLGRLLRAGDIVLLKGKFGAGKTCLIQGIARGMKIREPVTSPSFVLANEYQPDDRRQGIPLYHIDLYRITDEDEAIGFGLEEYLSGNGVSVVEWANHASDVFPAEALHIELTLVDDHTREINMCAQGQRYIDLLEQLKDTLSKERDHAARH, from the coding sequence ATGGTCTGTTCCCCCTTGACGAAGGTCGTCCATCACTCACACCTAAAAGGTCAGAGGCAGGCTGAGGAGCGAACATTAAGGCTGCTGAACATTGTTTACTTTATCCTTGGATTGTATAATTTGCTTATGGAAAGAACGATGAACGTTTCTCTTCTTAGTAATAGTCCTAATCAAACAAGGCGTGTTGGTTATTGGCTAGGAAGGCTCCTTCGCGCTGGCGACATTGTTCTTTTGAAAGGTAAGTTCGGCGCAGGCAAGACGTGCTTGATCCAAGGAATAGCCAGGGGAATGAAGATTAGAGAACCGGTTACAAGTCCTAGCTTTGTGCTGGCTAACGAGTATCAGCCTGACGACAGAAGACAGGGCATTCCGCTTTACCATATCGACCTCTACCGTATCACTGATGAAGATGAGGCGATTGGTTTTGGCTTAGAAGAATATCTCTCTGGAAACGGCGTATCTGTGGTCGAATGGGCTAACCACGCCAGCGATGTTTTCCCCGCAGAGGCCCTCCACATCGAACTTACGTTAGTAGACGATCACACCAGAGAGATAAACATGTGCGCCCAAGGTCAGCGATATATTGACCTGCTAGAGCAACTGAAAGATACCCTCAGTAAGGAGCGCGACCATGCTGCTCGCCATTGA
- the tsaB gene encoding tRNA (adenosine(37)-N6)-threonylcarbamoyltransferase complex dimerization subunit type 1 TsaB, whose translation MLLAIDTSTRLASIALYHDGVRAECTWWVDQSCTRRLLPQVQQMLTQDGSASLQLSGLAVAIGPGSFTGLRAGLSTAKGLAFALSIPIVGVSTLESTAYQYAQPGLLIRPLLEAGRGEVYTALYKAEGNDWKQVEKPELTILSTVYQRTQRPTLICGEISLQLIGEIKARLGTLAIIPRAAALLRRAGYLAELGWKRIQDNQIDDPATLEPLYLRQPAVTRPKGPVMDRDTVEKSRG comes from the coding sequence ATGCTGCTCGCCATTGACACCTCGACACGCCTGGCCAGTATAGCCCTATATCACGATGGGGTCCGTGCTGAATGTACCTGGTGGGTAGACCAGAGCTGCACCAGGCGGCTTTTACCCCAAGTGCAGCAGATGCTCACTCAAGATGGATCGGCTTCGCTGCAATTATCGGGCTTAGCCGTGGCCATCGGTCCCGGCAGCTTTACTGGACTTCGGGCCGGCTTAAGCACAGCGAAGGGACTGGCCTTCGCTCTGTCCATCCCTATTGTTGGTGTGAGCACCCTGGAGAGTACCGCTTATCAATATGCCCAGCCCGGCTTGCTGATACGCCCACTCCTGGAGGCCGGAAGAGGAGAGGTCTACACGGCCTTATACAAGGCAGAAGGGAATGACTGGAAACAGGTTGAGAAACCAGAGCTCACCATCCTCTCAACCGTCTACCAGCGGACTCAGCGGCCCACCCTCATTTGTGGAGAGATTTCTCTCCAATTGATTGGGGAGATAAAAGCACGTTTAGGGACACTAGCTATCATCCCAAGGGCCGCCGCCTTATTAAGACGAGCCGGCTACCTGGCCGAATTGGGTTGGAAACGCATACAGGACAACCAGATAGACGATCCTGCCACCCTTGAGCCCCTTTACTTGCGGCAGCCAGCAGTGACACGGCCAAAGGGTCCAGTGATGGACAGGGACACGGTGGAGAAATCCAGGGGTTAG
- the rimI gene encoding ribosomal protein S18-alanine N-acetyltransferase produces MRIVIRTMELGDVPEIGQIEKQTFSSPWPAHAYGRELRENRLAHYIVAKRLDIEPSETPEESTPPSPQSTGIASSLKQAVRRFLQLQEFGPPAAGPEPTIVGYAGFWLMVDEAHVTTIAVRPELKRRGVGELLFVSLIDLAIAEGAKRLTLEVRISNTAAQQLYKKYGLTEEGLRRHYYTDNGEDALIMTSPPFDSPTFQDRIAVLKRELNQKLASLGETTWAEWGQKRSMVGK; encoded by the coding sequence ATGCGCATTGTTATCCGGACTATGGAATTAGGCGACGTACCAGAAATCGGGCAAATCGAAAAACAGACGTTTAGCTCTCCCTGGCCAGCACACGCCTATGGACGCGAATTGAGGGAGAACCGCCTTGCCCACTATATCGTGGCCAAACGACTCGATATAGAACCCAGTGAAACGCCGGAGGAATCGACACCCCCATCCCCTCAATCGACAGGCATAGCCTCATCCCTAAAGCAAGCCGTTCGTCGTTTTTTGCAACTACAAGAGTTTGGGCCACCTGCCGCAGGCCCTGAACCCACCATCGTCGGTTATGCTGGATTCTGGCTCATGGTTGACGAGGCCCATGTTACGACCATAGCTGTTAGGCCAGAGCTAAAGCGGCGAGGAGTAGGCGAGCTGCTGTTCGTTAGTCTGATTGACCTGGCTATAGCAGAAGGCGCCAAAAGATTGACCCTTGAAGTCAGAATATCAAACACTGCTGCTCAACAACTGTACAAGAAATATGGACTGACTGAAGAGGGCCTACGCCGTCATTATTACACCGATAATGGAGAGGATGCCCTAATTATGACCAGTCCACCGTTCGATTCGCCCACCTTCCAGGACAGGATCGCCGTTTTGAAGAGAGAGCTCAACCAGAAATTGGCCTCTCTCGGTGAAACCACCTGGGCAGAGTGGGGACAGAAACGTAGTATGGTAGGCAAATGA
- the polA gene encoding DNA polymerase I yields the protein MKETLVLVDGNALFHRAFHALPPLTTSKGELVNAIYGFASMLLKVMAELKPAYVAVAFDKAAPTFRHRQFEGYKAQRPPAPEGLFDQFDRVHQLVSLLNIPMFEVEGYEADDVLGTLARQASQQDIDTVIVTGDTDALQLVGPKIRVLTSKRAFSDIALYDEEAVHQKYGLKPQQLPDFKSLKGDPSDNIPGVPGVGEKTAAKLLNQFGDLDGIYAHLDQIEPKLRARLEEHKELAYISKQLALIVTTIPIQLDLSTCRRGKYDRAQAMKFLRELEFRTLASKLPTEPEDEEMTKATTTTPLREGVKDSSVVQLTLFDELVDERFEARVKPLISPFALSPLAVKQPVEQGKYQVINSSELLQNLIGRLTNSIGLAIDLETSAKDAMRADIVGIAIALEPGGAYYIPVGHRPSLETYKEQPAQLPIELVLRKLRPILEDPSIAKYAHNGKYDLIVLSHHGLEIQGLAFDTMVAAYLLDPSRRTLNLKDLAWGKLELEMTPIRAIIGGGKTQISMADVPLEIAASYACADAAVTYRLTQTLAPELREADLWELFATVEIPLVPVLARMEQHGVAIDIPFLKQISRELHDKLAELEMRIYQEAGHRFNINSTQQLGSVLYEELKLPATRRTKTGYSTHADALKELQNVHPIIDLIIEYREMMKMKSTYVDALPLLIHPRTGRLHTSFNQTATTTGRLSSSDPNLQNIPIRTEVGRRVRRAFIADKPNHVLLSADYSQIELRILAHICQDQRLLAAFAAKEDIHAATAAEIFDVPLERVTPEMRRLAKIVNFGIIYGISDYGLSASAGIPRPQAAQYISNYIEKYNGVSRYVERTKRWAEEKGYVTTLLGRRRYLPEIRAAHRGIKMAAEREAINMPIQGTAADIIKIAMIRLDQTISQRRLKSRMILQVHDELLFEIPLEELDEMKHTVKSMMENALPLSVPVEVELKVGPNWDEMGRIDMMDDA from the coding sequence ATGAAAGAAACACTAGTCCTGGTTGATGGAAACGCCCTTTTTCACCGTGCTTTCCACGCCTTACCTCCTCTTACAACCAGCAAGGGCGAACTGGTCAACGCTATTTACGGCTTCGCCTCCATGCTTCTTAAAGTTATGGCGGAACTGAAGCCAGCATATGTGGCCGTCGCCTTTGATAAAGCCGCTCCAACGTTTCGTCATCGCCAGTTCGAGGGTTACAAGGCACAGCGTCCCCCAGCTCCAGAAGGACTCTTCGACCAATTTGATCGTGTTCACCAGCTGGTATCTCTACTTAACATCCCTATGTTCGAGGTGGAAGGGTATGAGGCAGATGACGTCTTAGGTACCCTGGCTAGACAAGCGAGCCAACAGGATATAGATACAGTAATCGTCACCGGCGATACCGACGCCCTACAGTTAGTTGGGCCTAAAATCCGGGTATTAACATCGAAAAGGGCTTTCTCCGATATCGCCTTGTATGATGAGGAGGCCGTACACCAGAAATATGGATTAAAACCCCAACAATTGCCCGATTTTAAGTCTCTCAAGGGCGATCCTTCGGACAACATCCCTGGAGTACCAGGCGTCGGTGAAAAGACAGCGGCCAAGCTGCTGAACCAATTTGGCGATCTTGATGGTATCTATGCTCACCTCGATCAAATCGAGCCAAAACTCCGCGCCAGACTCGAAGAGCATAAGGAGCTAGCGTATATCAGCAAGCAACTGGCCTTAATCGTCACCACAATTCCCATTCAACTTGACCTCTCCACCTGCCGCAGAGGTAAGTATGATCGAGCCCAAGCGATGAAGTTCCTGCGCGAACTGGAGTTTCGCACCCTGGCCTCAAAGCTACCCACTGAACCAGAGGACGAAGAGATGACCAAAGCCACTACTACCACTCCCTTAAGAGAAGGGGTCAAGGACTCATCCGTTGTACAGCTCACCCTTTTTGATGAGCTGGTTGATGAGCGATTTGAAGCAAGGGTAAAGCCGTTAATTTCACCCTTCGCCCTTAGCCCATTAGCCGTCAAACAGCCTGTAGAACAGGGTAAATATCAAGTCATCAATAGCTCAGAATTACTCCAAAACCTGATCGGCCGCTTAACGAATTCGATTGGCTTGGCCATTGACCTGGAAACAAGCGCTAAGGATGCTATGCGGGCAGACATCGTGGGAATCGCTATCGCCCTTGAGCCGGGGGGCGCTTACTATATTCCGGTAGGACACCGTCCCAGCCTAGAAACCTATAAGGAGCAACCAGCCCAGCTACCAATAGAGTTAGTTCTCAGGAAATTGCGCCCCATCCTTGAGGATCCTTCCATAGCTAAATATGCCCATAATGGAAAGTACGATTTAATCGTGCTTTCCCACCATGGCCTAGAGATACAGGGATTAGCGTTCGATACGATGGTCGCCGCTTACCTTCTAGATCCCTCGCGACGAACCCTCAATCTTAAGGATCTAGCCTGGGGGAAATTAGAACTGGAGATGACTCCCATCAGGGCGATCATCGGCGGGGGGAAGACCCAGATTTCTATGGCCGATGTCCCACTGGAGATCGCAGCCTCATACGCTTGCGCTGACGCCGCTGTGACCTACCGCTTGACGCAGACCTTAGCCCCAGAGCTGCGCGAGGCCGACCTGTGGGAGTTGTTTGCCACGGTAGAGATACCACTCGTGCCGGTCTTAGCCAGGATGGAACAGCACGGCGTGGCTATCGACATCCCCTTCCTCAAACAGATCTCACGAGAGCTCCACGATAAGCTCGCTGAGCTGGAGATGAGGATCTACCAGGAAGCCGGTCACCGCTTTAATATCAACAGCACTCAACAGCTGGGAAGCGTCCTTTACGAGGAGTTGAAATTACCGGCGACACGTCGTACGAAAACGGGCTATAGCACCCACGCTGATGCTCTTAAGGAGCTGCAGAATGTCCATCCCATCATCGATCTCATCATCGAATATAGAGAAATGATGAAGATGAAATCCACTTATGTTGATGCCCTGCCGCTTCTTATTCATCCCAGGACAGGGCGCCTCCACACTTCATTTAATCAAACGGCTACAACGACGGGACGGCTCAGCTCCAGCGATCCCAACTTGCAAAATATCCCTATTCGGACGGAAGTGGGCCGACGGGTTCGACGCGCCTTCATCGCCGACAAGCCGAATCACGTTCTGCTCTCCGCAGACTACTCCCAGATCGAGTTGCGTATCCTCGCCCACATATGTCAGGACCAGCGCCTATTGGCTGCCTTCGCCGCAAAAGAGGATATTCACGCCGCCACTGCTGCGGAGATCTTCGACGTTCCCCTGGAGAGGGTTACTCCGGAGATGCGTCGATTGGCTAAGATCGTTAACTTTGGCATTATCTATGGCATTAGCGACTACGGGCTATCGGCCAGTGCTGGAATCCCCCGACCACAGGCCGCTCAGTATATAAGCAACTATATAGAGAAATATAATGGTGTGAGCCGCTATGTGGAGAGGACAAAGCGATGGGCGGAGGAGAAAGGATACGTCACCACGCTTCTTGGCCGCCGTCGCTACCTGCCAGAGATCAGGGCTGCGCATCGAGGTATAAAGATGGCCGCCGAACGTGAGGCGATCAACATGCCCATACAGGGCACTGCTGCTGATATCATCAAAATAGCTATGATCAGACTGGATCAAACCATATCCCAACGCCGGCTAAAAAGCCGGATGATTCTCCAGGTTCATGATGAGCTCCTCTTTGAGATCCCTCTTGAGGAGTTAGATGAGATGAAACATACCGTCAAAAGCATGATGGAGAATGCCTTACCCCTCTCCGTACCCGTGGAGGTTGAACTTAAAGTTGGTCCTAATTGGGACGAGATGGGTAGAATAGACATGATGGACGATGCCTGA
- the mutM gene encoding DNA-formamidopyrimidine glycosylase: MPELPEVETITRDLAQKLNGQRITSVTICWPGSIAIPTVDEFQHQITNPKIGGLRRRGKFIIFDLSDGDYLLVHLRMTGRLLLRSQQDPVEEHTRLILHLDDGQELRFVDLRKFGRLFLVREAEYQGILSELGPEPLENGFTLDAFNQRLRTHPGRIKPLLLDQRFIAGLGNIYADEALFLARIHPLRRAATLTEAEIAQLYQAIRTVLRSGIEDRGTTFSAYRDASGQPGAHQFNLYVYRRLAQPCHHCQTPIQRLKIGGRNAHFCPQCQPYHSESPLRDDRATNLP; this comes from the coding sequence ATGCCTGAACTTCCCGAAGTCGAAACCATTACTCGAGACCTAGCTCAAAAATTGAACGGTCAACGAATCACCTCCGTTACCATATGCTGGCCTGGCTCCATCGCCATCCCCACTGTAGATGAGTTCCAACACCAGATAACCAATCCGAAAATCGGCGGCCTCAGACGGCGGGGCAAGTTCATCATCTTTGATTTATCCGATGGAGATTACCTGCTCGTTCATCTCAGGATGACTGGACGATTGTTATTGCGATCCCAACAGGACCCGGTGGAGGAACATACTCGCCTCATTCTTCATCTCGACGACGGCCAGGAACTGCGCTTTGTTGACTTACGCAAGTTTGGTCGCCTCTTCCTGGTGAGAGAAGCAGAATACCAGGGCATCCTCTCCGAACTGGGCCCTGAGCCATTGGAAAATGGGTTCACCCTTGACGCCTTCAATCAACGTTTAAGGACGCATCCAGGTAGGATCAAGCCCCTTCTCCTGGATCAGCGATTCATCGCCGGGTTAGGTAATATCTACGCCGATGAAGCGCTGTTTCTGGCTCGAATTCACCCCCTACGACGTGCTGCGACGCTGACTGAGGCGGAGATAGCACAGCTGTATCAAGCGATTCGCACCGTGTTACGAAGCGGTATCGAGGATCGAGGCACTACCTTTAGCGCCTATCGCGACGCCTCCGGACAGCCAGGGGCTCATCAGTTCAACCTATATGTTTATCGCCGCTTAGCGCAACCATGTCACCATTGCCAAACCCCCATCCAACGCCTCAAGATCGGCGGACGCAACGCCCACTTTTGCCCCCAATGCCAGCCATATCACAGTGAATCTCCTCTTAGGGACGATCGGGCCACAAACCTGCCTTAA